In Kaistia defluvii, the sequence AGCGCAATGGTGTAGCCGGTGCCCGTCACCAGGATGGAGGGCGCGGCGATCTGGTCGGCGTTGATGGCGAAGGTGCCGTCGGCCTGGGTGAACTTGGTCGAGCCGCCAAGCAGGTTGCCGCTCATCGTCCCGTCTGCGGTGATCGCTTGCGACAGCGCGGCGATGTTGACGCCCTCGAACGTGCCGTCGGTGATCGTCGCCTTGCCGCTGCCGACAAGCGAGGCCATCAGCCCGTTCCAGTTGGTGCCATGGGCCGAGAGATTGACCGTGCCCGAGCCGGTGCCGTCGAGCTGGCTGATGCCGAACAGGTCGGAGAGCGCAGCGCGGACCGGCAGGCCGTCGATGCGGCCCTGGAGCGAGGCGGAGGCGGCCTCGTCCTGCAGCGAAGCGGACAGGCTTGCGGACAGGCGGCCGCCATAGAGCAGCGCCTCGCCGACCGAGAGGTTCAGCCTTTCGTCGCGGATCGTCGCCGATGCCGCGGTACGCCCCAGCCGCGCGCTTCCCAGCAGCACCTGAGCCGCCGAGACCCGCAGGTCAAGGTCGTTGCTGTCGAGCGCGCCAAGCGGGAAGGGCAGGTCGGGCGTCGTGCGGGCCGCCGTGACCATGCTGACAAGCGCCTCTGCATAGGCGGAGAGGTCGAGGCTCTCGAAGGCGAGCGTCCCCTGCACGGCGGGGCGGCCATGCGCGAAGTTGATCGACAGCGCGCCCTCGCTCTCATTGCCATCGACGCTGATCTTCGCGTTCGAGAAGGTCAGGGTCCGGGCGGCGAGGCTGGTCGGGGATTCGATCGAGGCGCTGCCCAGCGTCGAGCCTTCGCCCATCGGCATGCCGAAGATGCCGGCAAGTCGCCGGATCGACGGCGTGGTGACGGTGAGGTCGCCTTCCCCTTCCGGGTCGGCCAGGTTGGACACCGTTCCGGTGAAGCTGGCGCGCAGCGGCGTCGAGGCGATCGCGAATCGAAGCGCCGTCTGCCGGCCGCTGACCAGGTCGAGTGGCGTGCCGATCGAGCCGTTGAAGTCGAATGGCTCGTCCTGCCAGACGGCGCTGCCCTTGATGCTGGCCGTGGCGGCGGGATCGGGCCAGTCGAGCCGCGCATCGACGCCGGTCAGAAGCAGTTCCCTCTGGTCCTGGCCCCGATAGTGCAGCGTGCCGGAGCGGATGACGAGGCGGCCGAGTTCGGAATCCCCGCGCAGCGCCCGCGGCAGCGTCCAGTTCGGCAGGCCCTTCTCGTTGACCCCGAAGCGGAACACCGGATTGTCGAGCTCCAGCAGGGACGGCCGAACCCGGCCGATCAGCAGCGGCAGGAAGCTCAGCTCAGCCGACAGGGAGTCCATCTCGACCAGCGGCTGCGGATCCTTGTCCGAGCTGATCCGCACTTTGGAGAAGGTGACGGTCGGGTAGGGGGTGAAGGCGACGGTCGGCGTGCCGTCAAAGGTCAGGGCGCGCCCGCTCCAGCCTGCGACTTCGCGCGTCAGCGATCGACGAACGGCTTCGATGGTGACCAGCTTGGGCGCCAGAAGGACGAAGGCGCCGCAAAGGATCAGAATCGTTGCGAGGGCGAATAGGATTTTTTTCATGTCACCCGGTGACGATTGCCCCTAACGTTTCGGAAGGTGCCACGACCGAATGGCTCCCGGATAGGCAGAATTCCGTGATTTCGCAAGGCCTTTCTAGCCAAACTCGGCAAGGTTTCCCGCGTGACTTGGCGGCAGGCTGCGGATATCCATGGCAAGACAGCGAAATTTTGCCGCACTGCAACCTACTCGGAAAGGGCCGTTCCGCCATGACGTCTCCGATTGTTTCGCCCGCTTCCGAGTCTCCTTTGTGGACGCCGTCGGCGGCGCGTATGGCCGTGCATCCGATGACGCATTTTCGCGCCGCGGCGGCGGAATGGACCGGCCTGCCTTTCCCCGACCATGAGGCTCTGCACCAGTGGTCGATCGACGACCGGGCGGCATTCTGGGATCTGGTCTGGGATTTTTGCGGCATCGTCGGCGAGAAGGGAGAGCGGCTGCTGGTGGACGGCGATCGGATGCCGGGGGCGCAGTTCTTTCCCGATGCGACGCTGAACTTCGCGGAAAACCTGCTCCGGAAGTCCGGCGATGCCGATGCGCTGGTCTTCTGGGGCGAGGATCGGGTGAAGCGCCGACTGAGCTGGGACGAACTGCACGCGCTGGTGTCGCGGTTGCAGCAGGCGCTGCTCGATGCCGGCGTCACGGCGGGCGACCGCGTCGCCGCGATGATGCCCAACATGCCGGAGACGGTCGCGGCCATGCTGGCAACCGCCTCGATCGGCGCGATCTGGTCGTCCTGCTCGCCCGATTTCGGCCCGCGCGGCGTGCTCGACCGCTTCGGCCAGATCGAGCCGACCGTTTTCCTTGCCTGCGATGGCTACTATTATGCCGGCAAGACCATCGACATCGCGGCCAAGCTCGCTGAAATCGTGCCGAGCCTGCCCAGCCTCCGCGCGGCCGTCATCGTGTCCTATATCGGCACGGCGTCAGCGGTCGCCCCGACGCTTGCGCACGGCGTTGCGCTGGAGGATTTCCTGGCGCCGTTCCAGGCGCGGGAGGTCCAATATGCGGCCACCCCCTTCGCGCATCCGCTCTACATCATGTTCTCGTCGGGGACGACGGGCGTGCCGAAATGCATCGTTCATTCGGCCGGCGGCACCTTGCTGCAGCATGTGAAGGAGATCCACCTGCATTCCGGGGTCGGGGAGGGCGACCGGCTGTTCTATTTCACCACCTGCGGCTGGATGATGTGGAACTGGCTCGCCTCGGGCCTCGCGGTCGGGGCAACGCTGCTGCTCTATGACGGATCGCCGTTCCATCCCGACGGCAACATCCTGTTCGATTTCGCCGATGCCGAGCGAATGACCTTCTTCGGGACCTCGGCCAAGTTCATCGACGCGCTGCACAAGTCGAGTCTGAGGCCAATCGAGACGCACGACCTTGCGACGCTCCAGATGATGGCCTCGACCGGTTCGCCGCTGGCGCCGGAGAGCTTTTCCTTCGTCTATGACGGCATCAAGAGGGATATTCACCTGGCCTCCATTTCCGGCGGCACGGACATCGTCTCCTGCTTCGTGCTCGGCATTCCTGGCAAGCCGGTGTGGAAGGGCGAGATCCAGGGTCCCGGGCTTGGCCTTGCCGTCGATGTCTGGGACGAGGACGGAACGCCGCTCGCCAGCGGCAAGGGCGAACTGGTCTGCCGCAAGGCGTTTCCCTCCATGCCGATCGGCTTCTGGAACGATCCGGACGGTAGCCGGTACCACGCCGCCTATTTCGATCGCTTCGACAATGTCTGGTGTCATGGCGACTTCGCCGAATGGACGGTGCATGGCGGATTGATCATCCATGGGCGCTCGGACGCCACCCTCAATCCGGGCGGCGTGCGCATCGGAACGGCGGAAATCTACAACCAGGTCGAGCAAATCCCCGAGGTGCTGGAGGCGCTGGCGATCGGCCAGGACTGGGACAACGACGTGCGCGTCGTGCTTTTCGTCCGCCTTCGCCAGGGGGCCGAGCTCGACGACGGGTTGCGCAAGACGATCCGCGACAGGATCCGCATCGGCGCCTCGCCGCGGCATGTGCCGGCGAAGATTCTCGCCGTCGCCGATATCCCGCGCACCAAATCCGGCAAGATCGTCGAACTCGCCGTGCGCGAGATCGTGCATGGCCGCCCGGTGAAAAACCAGGAAGCGCTGGCCAACCCGGAGGCGCTGGCGCTTTTCCGCGATTTGCCAGAGCTGGCGTGAGGACCCACCCGCCGGCCGTCATCCTCGCGAAGGCGAGGATCCATACAGCCGGAGCGTCGGGAGTCTCGCACCTTCGCAACCCGGCTGAATGGATCCCGGGTCTGCGCCCGGGATGACGCCCGAGATTGGGGCTGGTCTTGGCGTCTTTGCGATACGGGCAGGCGACTCTCTATGATCGCGTCGCCTCATCTTGGCCAGTGTGGAATAGAATGGCTCGAGCGAGACCTAAAACAGGCTTTCCTGCGTCGGCGGCTTGGGCTTGGCCGCCTTCTTGGGGCGCGGTTCGGCGGCGCCGCCGGCCGCGATCGCACCGATCTCGCCGTCCTGGAACTTGATCGTCAGCGCGTCGCCGCTGGCGACCTTCGAGGCCGTGCGCACCGTCCTGCCCTCGGCATCCGTCACCAGCGCAAAGCCGCGCGCCAAGATGCTCCGATACGAAAGCGTCTCGGCCAGTTGCCAGGCACGGTCGAGCCGGTCACGGTTCTTCTCGACGATGCGGATAAAGGCGCGATCGCCCCGGCGTTCGATCTCGGCGATCTGCGCGCCGCCGCGGGCAACACGCTGCGCGATCGGCTCGATGCGCAGCCGGCCGGCGATGCGGGCGAAACCCGCGCGCTTGCGTTCGGCGTGAACCTCAAGCGCGCGTCCTTGCCGTTCGCCAAGCGCGTTCAGCCGGTCGTGCGCGCGAAGGGTGAGGCGGTCGAGGGATGACAGCGACAGCCGTCCGGCGGTGCGTTCCAGCCGGCCGCGATGCGCCAGCGTATTGGCGCCGAGCGCGCGGCCGATGCGGGCGGCGAGCTCGTCGAAAGAGCGGCGTGGAATGGCGAGCAGGTCATCGAGGCGCGGCAGGGCGCGGGTCGCGGCGCGCAGCTCGCGGCGGCGGCCTTCGACCAGCCGCAGCATCGCGCCATCGAGCCGCCGGCCGAGATCGCCGACCGTGCCGACCAACTCCGAGCGCACCGGCACCGCCATTTCGGCAGCGCCCGTCGGCGTCGGCGCGCGGAGATCGGAAGCGAAATCGATCAGCGTCGTGTCGGTTTCGTGGCCCACGGCCGAGATCAGCGGGATCGCTGAATCCGCGACCGCGCGTACGACGATTTCCTCGTTGAAGCCCCAGAGGTCTTCGAGGCTGCCGCCACCGCGCGCAACGATCAAGACGTCGGGTCGTGGGATCGCGCCGCCGGCGGCAAGCGCGTTGAAGCCCGCGATTGCCGCGGCCACTTCGGCGGCCGAGGTTTCCCCCTGCACGCGAACCGGCCAGACCAGCACCCGCACCGGGAAGCGGTCGGCGAGACGATGCAGGATGTCGCGGATGACCGCGCCGGTCGGGGACGTCACGACGCCGATGACGCGTGGCAGATAGGGGATCGGCTTCTTGCGGTTCGAGTCGAACAGCCCTTCGGCGGCCAGCTTGCGCCGGCGCTCCTCGAGCAGCGCCATCAGCGCGCCGACGCCGGCTGGCTCCAGTGCCTCGATGACGATCTGGTATTTGGAGGAGCCTGGAAAGGTGGTCAGCTTGCCGGTGGCGATGACTTCCATGCCCTCTTCGGGACGGAAGCGCAGCTTGCCGAAATTGCCCTTCCAGATCACCGCCTCGATCTTCGAGCGGTCGTCCTTGAGCGCGAAATAGGCGTGGCCCGAGGAATGCGGGCCGCGATAGCCGGAAATCTCGCCGCGCACGCGCACGAAGCCAAAAGCGTCCTCGACGGTGCGCTTCAGCGCCATCGAGATTTCGGAGACGGAGTATTCGCCGGCGTTATGGACGGGATCGGTCAAGTCGGTCGCGGCCTTGCTTGATTCCGCTCGGGGGCGGTGGGGGCTGTCGGCCCTGAATGCCCCCGCGCCCCGCGCCGGTCAAGCCGCACGGCCCAGCCACCTTGCGGCGCGGCCATGCTTTGCGTAATCGAAGCGGATGTCGCGCTATGATTTCACCACCCAACGCCTGTTCATCGACGCCCCGCTCAACGAGGGCGCCCGCATCGTCATGGACAAGGGGCAGACCAACTATCTGGTCAATGTGCTGCGCATGCGCGAGGGCGACCCGGTGCTGATCTTCAATGGCCGCGACGGCGAATGGCAGGCGACGCTCGCCGAGGCCGGCCGCAAGGGCGCCGTGCTGACAGCCGATGCGCTGTCGCGCGAGCAGACGCCGGCATCGCCGCTCATGTATCTGTTCGCGCCGATCAAGCAGGCGCGGCTCGACTACATGGTGCAGAAGGCCGTCGAGATGGGGGTCGGCCACATCCGCCCCGTCATCACCCGGAGAACCCAGGTGGCGCGGCTGAACGACGAGCGGCTGCGCGCCAACGCCATCGAGGCGGCGGAACAATGCGGCGTGCTGTCGATTCCCGAGATCGAAGCGCCGGAGCAACTCACGGCCTTGCTCGCGCGCTGGCCGAAGGACGAGCCGGAGCGCCGGATCATCTTCTGCGACGAGGATGAGACGGGCGCGGACCCGGTTTCGATCCTGCGGGGCCTGCCCAAGGGACCGCTCGCCGTGCTGATCGGGCCGGAAGGCGGCTTTTCGCCGGAAGAGCGCGAGGCGCTGCACGCGCTGCCCTTCGTGACCGCCATCCCGCTCGGCCCCCGCATCCTGCGGGCTGACACCGCCGCCGTGGCGGCGCTGGCGCTGGTGCAGGCCGTGGCCGGCGACTGGACTGCCGATGCGCCGGGACCCCGTGTATAGTTTGCAATACACAGTTCACGAAATCGTGACTGGAAGGGTTTGGGATGGGGCGCTGGAGCGTATGCTTGTCTCGGCAAGAGAAACACCCTTAGTCTAGATTCATTCCATATTAGAACGGATCTAATCTATAGATTAAATCGTAGACTGCCGGTTGACCTCTATTTGCGATGATGGGATGGAGCCGGCAGAAGTTGCCGGACATCGACGGCGACCAGGGTTCCGCCCCCTCTATGAACGGAGTTCACTATGCTTAGCCTGACCCGCCTGATCCAGGGCGCCGCAGCCGCTGCGCTGCTGGCGACCACAACACTTGCCGCCTCCGCTGCCGGCGAAGTGAATGTCTACACGACCCGCGAGCCGGGCCTGATCCAGCCGCTGCTGGAGACGTTCTCCAAGGAGACGGGCATCAAGGCCAATGTGATCTTCGTCAAGGAAGGCCTCGCCGAGCGCGTCGCCACCGAAGGCGCCAATTCGCCGGCTGACGTGCTGTCCGTCGTCGACTTCGGCAATCTGATCGAGCTTTCCGACCGAGGCCTGACCCAGCCGATCCAGTCGGCCGTGCTGGAAGAGGCGATCCCCGCCAATCTGCGCGACCCGAACGGCCAGTGGTTCGGCCTGTCGATGCGGGCCCGCGTCATCTATGCCTCGAAGGATCGGGTCAAGGATGAGACGCTGACCTATGAGGATCTCGCCGACCCGCGCTTCAAGGGCAAGGTCTGCATCCGTTCGGGCCAGCATCCCTACAACACCTCGCTGATCGCTGCAGTGATCGCCAAGGACGGCGCCGAGGCCACCAAGACCTGGCTCACCGGCGTCAAGGACAACCTGGCCCGCAAGGCCGGCGGCGGCGACCGCGACGTGGCGCGCGACATCCTCGCCAATCTCTGCGACATCGGCATCGCCAATTCCTACTATGTCGGCCTGATGCGGTCCGGCAAGGGCGGCCCGGAGCAGGTCGAATGGGGCAACGCGATCCGCGTCATCCTGCCGACCTTCAAGGACAAGGCCGGCACGCATGTGAACGTCTCGGGCGCGGCCGTCGCCAAGAATGCCCCGAACAAGGAAAACGCCGTCAAGCTGCTGGAATTCCTCGCTTCGCAGGAAGCTCAGGAAATCTACGCAAAGGCAAACTTCGAATATCCCGTTCGCGCCGGCGTCGCGCCCGACCCGATCATCGCCGAGCTCGGCACGCTGACGGTCGACCCGCTGCCGCTGACGGATGTCGCCAAGCAGCGCAAGCAGGCCAGCGAACTGGTCGACGTGGTCGGCTTCGACGGCTGATCCTCCGCATGCTTAGGCCACTCGGCCCGACACGAAACACCTCATGCCCCGGAAGCCCCGGGGCATGAGTGATTCCGTTCTTCCCGCGCCATTGATGCGGGCAGCTCCCGCCCGCTCGGATCGAGCCTGGGTCATCGGCTCGGCCCTGGTTGCCCTTCTGGCATTGGCGCCCATCGGGGGCCTCGTCTTCTTCGCCTCGCGCGGCTCCGGCGAACTCTGGCCGCATCTGATCGCCAATGTCCTGCCCGTCGCTGCGCGCACGACCGCGCTGCTTCTACTGGGCGTCGGCATCCTGGTCACCATTCTGGGCATCGGCACGGCCTGGCTGGTGACGGCCTATCGCTTTCCCGGCCGCCGGCTGTTTGAGTGGGCGCTGCTGCTGCCGCTTTCGGTGCCGAGCTACGTCATGGCCTTCGCCTATCTCGACGTCGTGCATCCGGTCGGCCCCCTGCAGACAGGCCTTCGCAATCTCTTCGGCATCAGCGACCCTCGCGGCCTGCCGTTTCCAGAGATCCGCTCGCTCGGCGGCGCGATCCTGCTGCTCGGCCTGATCCTCTATCCCTATGTCTACCTGCCGGTCCGGGCGCTGTTCGTCATGCAGTCGGCTTCGATGCTGGAAGCCTCGCGCACGCTGGGCGCGGGCCGCTTCCGCGCCTTTCGCACTGTCGCCTTGCCCTTGGCGCGTCCGGCTGTGGCGGTTGGCGTCAGCCTGGCGCTGATGGAAGCGCTGAACGACATCGGCGCGTCGGAATTCCTCGGCGTCCGCACGCTGACGGTCGCGATCTACACCACCTGGGTAACGCGCTCGTCGATCGAAGGTGCGGCACAGATTGCGCTCGTCATGCTGGCGATCGTCTTTGCGCTGGTGCTGCTCGAGCGGCTCGGGCGGAGCGGCATGAATTATTCAGGCCCGCGCGGCAACACGCCGGCTATGGCGCAGACGCTTTCGGGCGTCTCGGCGCTGTCGGCGACGCTCGCCTGCGCGCTGCCGATCCTGCTCGGCTTCGTGGTGCCGGCAAGCTATCTGGTCGTCTCGGCTGTGCGCCGCATCCGGCTGGGCGGCTTGCCGCCCGATCTCTGGGTCTGGACCGGCAACAGCGTCTTCTTCGCCGCGATTGCCGCTCTCCTCACCCTGGCCGTCGGCCTGTTCCTCGCTACGGCCGGCCGGATGTCCCGGCGAAAGACGCTGCATGGCATGATCCGCCTCGCCGGCATCGGCTATGCCATTCCGGGCACGGTGCTGGCCGTCGGCCTGCTGGTGCCCATCGCCGGCCTCGACAACTGGATCGCCGACGCGGTGAAGAGTGTTTGGGGCCGGTCGCCGGGTTTGATCCTGATGAGTTCCGGCGCCGCGCTGGTGCTCGCCTATTGCCTGCGTTTCCAGGCGATTTCGATCGGCGGCATCGAATCCGGCTTCACCCGCATCGCCCCCTCGATCGACATGGCGGCGCGCAGTCTCGGCGCCGGCACGGCCCGGATCTCCGGCGGCATCCACATGCCGCTACTGTCGCCGGCGCTCGCCGCGGCGGGCCTGCTGGTCTTCGTCGACTGTATGAAGGAATTGCCGGCGACGCTGCTGCTGCGCCCGTTCAATTTCGAGACGCTCGCGACCTATGTCTATGGCGAGGCGGCGCGCGGCACCTATGAGGATGGCGCGGTGGCGGCGTTGGTCATCGTCTTCGTCGGCATGCTGCCGGTCGCGCTTCTGGCCCGCGCCGGAACGCGCGAGCGCCGAAAGCCGCCGGGCTAGCCCTTCAGGCTCTTGCCCTTGATCTCGTCGATGGTCGAGGAGGGGGAGATCGCCTGCGGGTCGACCTTCACATGAAGGATGGCAGGTTTGCCGGTTGCCTGGGCACGTTCAAAGGCGGGCCAGAAATCCTCGGTCCGCTCTACCGTTTCGCCATGGCCGCCATAGGCGCGGGCAAGAGCTGCGAAATCCGGATTGACGAGCTTCGTCGCTTCGATCCGGTCGGGGTAGCTGCGCTCCTGATGCGCGCGAATGGTGCCATACATGCCGTTGTCGACGACGATTACGATAATCGCCGCGCCCTCCTGCACCGCAGTGCCGAATTCGTTGCTCGTCATCTGGAAGCAGCCGTCGCCCGCAAAGGCGATCACAGTGCGTTCGGGAT encodes:
- a CDS encoding ABC transporter permease, encoding MSDSVLPAPLMRAAPARSDRAWVIGSALVALLALAPIGGLVFFASRGSGELWPHLIANVLPVAARTTALLLLGVGILVTILGIGTAWLVTAYRFPGRRLFEWALLLPLSVPSYVMAFAYLDVVHPVGPLQTGLRNLFGISDPRGLPFPEIRSLGGAILLLGLILYPYVYLPVRALFVMQSASMLEASRTLGAGRFRAFRTVALPLARPAVAVGVSLALMEALNDIGASEFLGVRTLTVAIYTTWVTRSSIEGAAQIALVMLAIVFALVLLERLGRSGMNYSGPRGNTPAMAQTLSGVSALSATLACALPILLGFVVPASYLVVSAVRRIRLGGLPPDLWVWTGNSVFFAAIAALLTLAVGLFLATAGRMSRRKTLHGMIRLAGIGYAIPGTVLAVGLLVPIAGLDNWIADAVKSVWGRSPGLILMSSGAALVLAYCLRFQAISIGGIESGFTRIAPSIDMAARSLGAGTARISGGIHMPLLSPALAAAGLLVFVDCMKELPATLLLRPFNFETLATYVYGEAARGTYEDGAVAALVIVFVGMLPVALLARAGTRERRKPPG
- a CDS encoding AsmA family protein gives rise to the protein MKKILFALATILILCGAFVLLAPKLVTIEAVRRSLTREVAGWSGRALTFDGTPTVAFTPYPTVTFSKVRISSDKDPQPLVEMDSLSAELSFLPLLIGRVRPSLLELDNPVFRFGVNEKGLPNWTLPRALRGDSELGRLVIRSGTLHYRGQDQRELLLTGVDARLDWPDPAATASIKGSAVWQDEPFDFNGSIGTPLDLVSGRQTALRFAIASTPLRASFTGTVSNLADPEGEGDLTVTTPSIRRLAGIFGMPMGEGSTLGSASIESPTSLAARTLTFSNAKISVDGNESEGALSINFAHGRPAVQGTLAFESLDLSAYAEALVSMVTAARTTPDLPFPLGALDSNDLDLRVSAAQVLLGSARLGRTAASATIRDERLNLSVGEALLYGGRLSASLSASLQDEAASASLQGRIDGLPVRAALSDLFGISQLDGTGSGTVNLSAHGTNWNGLMASLVGSGKATITDGTFEGVNIAALSQAITADGTMSGNLLGGSTKFTQADGTFAINADQIAAPSILVTGTGYTIALSGEAPLQATSLSARGELTIDRATGATSTPIRVPFIVGGNWEHPTLVPDFSGLSRRSDAAPAIGPVRRMAHTLLPAIR
- a CDS encoding acetoacetate--CoA ligase is translated as MAVHPMTHFRAAAAEWTGLPFPDHEALHQWSIDDRAAFWDLVWDFCGIVGEKGERLLVDGDRMPGAQFFPDATLNFAENLLRKSGDADALVFWGEDRVKRRLSWDELHALVSRLQQALLDAGVTAGDRVAAMMPNMPETVAAMLATASIGAIWSSCSPDFGPRGVLDRFGQIEPTVFLACDGYYYAGKTIDIAAKLAEIVPSLPSLRAAVIVSYIGTASAVAPTLAHGVALEDFLAPFQAREVQYAATPFAHPLYIMFSSGTTGVPKCIVHSAGGTLLQHVKEIHLHSGVGEGDRLFYFTTCGWMMWNWLASGLAVGATLLLYDGSPFHPDGNILFDFADAERMTFFGTSAKFIDALHKSSLRPIETHDLATLQMMASTGSPLAPESFSFVYDGIKRDIHLASISGGTDIVSCFVLGIPGKPVWKGEIQGPGLGLAVDVWDEDGTPLASGKGELVCRKAFPSMPIGFWNDPDGSRYHAAYFDRFDNVWCHGDFAEWTVHGGLIIHGRSDATLNPGGVRIGTAEIYNQVEQIPEVLEALAIGQDWDNDVRVVLFVRLRQGAELDDGLRKTIRDRIRIGASPRHVPAKILAVADIPRTKSGKIVELAVREIVHGRPVKNQEALANPEALALFRDLPELA
- the xseA gene encoding exodeoxyribonuclease VII large subunit, producing the protein MALKRTVEDAFGFVRVRGEISGYRGPHSSGHAYFALKDDRSKIEAVIWKGNFGKLRFRPEEGMEVIATGKLTTFPGSSKYQIVIEALEPAGVGALMALLEERRRKLAAEGLFDSNRKKPIPYLPRVIGVVTSPTGAVIRDILHRLADRFPVRVLVWPVRVQGETSAAEVAAAIAGFNALAAGGAIPRPDVLIVARGGGSLEDLWGFNEEIVVRAVADSAIPLISAVGHETDTTLIDFASDLRAPTPTGAAEMAVPVRSELVGTVGDLGRRLDGAMLRLVEGRRRELRAATRALPRLDDLLAIPRRSFDELAARIGRALGANTLAHRGRLERTAGRLSLSSLDRLTLRAHDRLNALGERQGRALEVHAERKRAGFARIAGRLRIEPIAQRVARGGAQIAEIERRGDRAFIRIVEKNRDRLDRAWQLAETLSYRSILARGFALVTDAEGRTVRTASKVASGDALTIKFQDGEIGAIAAGGAAEPRPKKAAKPKPPTQESLF
- a CDS encoding Fe(3+) ABC transporter substrate-binding protein — encoded protein: MLSLTRLIQGAAAAALLATTTLAASAAGEVNVYTTREPGLIQPLLETFSKETGIKANVIFVKEGLAERVATEGANSPADVLSVVDFGNLIELSDRGLTQPIQSAVLEEAIPANLRDPNGQWFGLSMRARVIYASKDRVKDETLTYEDLADPRFKGKVCIRSGQHPYNTSLIAAVIAKDGAEATKTWLTGVKDNLARKAGGGDRDVARDILANLCDIGIANSYYVGLMRSGKGGPEQVEWGNAIRVILPTFKDKAGTHVNVSGAAVAKNAPNKENAVKLLEFLASQEAQEIYAKANFEYPVRAGVAPDPIIAELGTLTVDPLPLTDVAKQRKQASELVDVVGFDG
- a CDS encoding 16S rRNA (uracil(1498)-N(3))-methyltransferase; this translates as MSRYDFTTQRLFIDAPLNEGARIVMDKGQTNYLVNVLRMREGDPVLIFNGRDGEWQATLAEAGRKGAVLTADALSREQTPASPLMYLFAPIKQARLDYMVQKAVEMGVGHIRPVITRRTQVARLNDERLRANAIEAAEQCGVLSIPEIEAPEQLTALLARWPKDEPERRIIFCDEDETGADPVSILRGLPKGPLAVLIGPEGGFSPEEREALHALPFVTAIPLGPRILRADTAAVAALALVQAVAGDWTADAPGPRV